In the genome of Symbiobacterium terraclitae, the window GCCATCCTGATGGTCAGGAGGCTGTGGAATGCGACGGACCAACATTCCCGATGCTGCGATCAGGCGCCTTCCGGTCTACCTCCGGGTTGTCAGCGAGCTCGCCGAGGCGGACGTCCCCATCATCTCGTCGGCCGAGATGGCCGAACGGACGGGGCTCTCGCCGGAGCAGATCCGCAAGGACCTCGCCTACTTCGGAGCCTTCGGCACCCGTGGGGTCGGCTACGACACCGCCCTGCTCGCCCGCCGCATCGCCCGTATCCTGGGCCTGCACCGCGGGGTGAAGGCGGCGCTGGTCGGTGCGGGCCACCTGGGCCACGCGCTGGCCCGGTACTCCATCTCCCAGCACAAGGACATCCAGATCACAGCGATCTTCGACACCGACCCGGAGAAGATCGGCACCGACGTGATGGGCGTGCCGATCCAGCCCGTGTCGGAACTTGTGGAGACCTGTCGCGCGAAGGGCGTGAAGATCGGCATCGTCGCCGTCCCGGCCTCGGCCGCCCAGACGACGGCCGAGCTGCTGAAGGAGGGCGGCGTCGAGGCCATCCTGAACTTCGCCCCGGCCAAGCTGAAAGTGGAGGACGTGTTCGTCCAGAACATCGATCTGACCATCGAACTGCAGAGCCTCGCCTACTACACCTCGGCCAGCGAGGGTGACCCGGGCGACGGACAGTAGGCATGGAAGTGCGGCGTTCCCCCCGGGGGACGCCGCTGAACTTTTCCGGGGGCCTGTTCGTCCAATAGTGGGATCGACCGCCGCATGTTATCATAGAGCAAGAAGCAGGGTTCCTGCCGCGAGGGGGTGGCCGCTGTAGACTTCAACCAATTCGCCAACTACCTGGCAAGCCTCGGACTGCGCTCCCCCTGGGATTTCCTCCGTACCATCCTCGACATCTCCCTGGTCGCGTACATCTTTTACAAACTCTTCTCCCTGATCCGCGGCACCAGGGCAGTCCCGCTCATCAACGGCGTGATCACGCTGGTGGTCGCGCTCCAGGTTGCCGAGGCCCTTCGGCTTTATACCATTCAATTTATACTTGAAAACGTCTTCATCGCCGCATCCGTGGCGCTGCCGATCATCTTCCAGCCCGAACTGCGGCGCGCCCTTGAGCATCTCGGCCGGGGCCGGTTGCTCAAGGCCAGCCTGCGGTCGGACGAGGAGCAGGAGGAGGAGCTGCAGCGCACCATCGACCAGGTCGTCCGTGCGGCGGAGATCCTCGGGCGCACCAAGACAGGCGCCCTGATCGTCATTGCGCGGGGGACAGGCCTCAACGAGTACATCGATTCGGGCATCAAGCTGGACGCCGTCGTCTCCGCCGAACTGCTGGTCAACATCTTCGTCCAGAAAACCCCCCTGCACGACGGTGCGGCCATCATCCAGAACAACCGGGTGGCGGCCGCGGCGTGCTGGCTTCCCCTCGCGGAATCCACCGTGCTCTCCCACGACCTGGGCACGCGACACCGCTCCGGCGTCGGCATCACCGAGCAGACCGACTGCGTGGTGGTGATCGTCTCCGAGGAGACCGGGATCATCTCGCTGGCCGTCCAGGGCGGGCTCACCCGGAACCTCGACGCCAAGGCCCTGCGGGAGATGCTGGTCAAGCTGATGGACCGCGGCAAGAGGCCGGCCGGCGTGCGGCGGCTCTTTGACTGGGGGTCCTCATCATGATCAACCGGCTGCTCTCCCTCCTGAAGCAGGACTTCTGGTGGAAGGCCCTGGCGGTTGTGCTCGCGCTGCTGCTCTGGGTCATGGTGGTGCAGGACTACAACAAGGTGACCTCGGTGACGTTCGACGTGCCGCTCGAGGTGATCTCTCACCCCGAGTACGAGCTGTACGAGGGCCGGGAGGATCTGGAGACCCAGGTGGAGGTCCGGGTGACCGGGCCGAACCTCCTCGTGTCGTCGCTG includes:
- a CDS encoding redox-sensing transcriptional repressor Rex yields the protein MRRTNIPDAAIRRLPVYLRVVSELAEADVPIISSAEMAERTGLSPEQIRKDLAYFGAFGTRGVGYDTALLARRIARILGLHRGVKAALVGAGHLGHALARYSISQHKDIQITAIFDTDPEKIGTDVMGVPIQPVSELVETCRAKGVKIGIVAVPASAAQTTAELLKEGGVEAILNFAPAKLKVEDVFVQNIDLTIELQSLAYYTSASEGDPGDGQ
- the cdaA gene encoding diadenylate cyclase CdaA → MAAVDFNQFANYLASLGLRSPWDFLRTILDISLVAYIFYKLFSLIRGTRAVPLINGVITLVVALQVAEALRLYTIQFILENVFIAASVALPIIFQPELRRALEHLGRGRLLKASLRSDEEQEEELQRTIDQVVRAAEILGRTKTGALIVIARGTGLNEYIDSGIKLDAVVSAELLVNIFVQKTPLHDGAAIIQNNRVAAAACWLPLAESTVLSHDLGTRHRSGVGITEQTDCVVVIVSEETGIISLAVQGGLTRNLDAKALREMLVKLMDRGKRPAGVRRLFDWGSSS